A part of Cryptococcus gattii WM276 chromosome G, complete sequence genomic DNA contains:
- a CDS encoding GPI-anchor transamidase subunit GPI16 (Similar to TIGR gene model, INSD accession AAW44533.1): MLLLSSLKLFLFTPVLFAAGHSPNSFHESLTLHPLPDGKLSVLFEFTTYFTQTKSTASIPQYHHSITPPSLLLPLQTSNISEISISFVSGRWDQRRTSQSGPLHYLSGGGGGEVRGWVRNGNEGGSEEERWGAVTHALGGLFCAGLGPKNAGENVKTFGGVYPPRRGDPDGLTHFLLSHPHHNLCTENLTPFLSLLPSKGLSGLSALLAQPGIIFSWGFQSEGIEVIMPSDGHPEGKWTGWWEGVVDLIPPGAGVKDAKRETGLESLFKRRLPPSYPEAESSVIRLILPENEKVNVEPQSRVMGEWRDGKWRQVMEWNAKDSEMVGKDLKFWWDEVRFEYPHTIDPPLISVTKTVIDSQASDGTFQIKISNHENIMREAIYSEIWPWWVKGWMSEMAVWIEDEGPRADLLKSISYNPSNPPDIPPTTIHLSIQLPPRSTLVLTIPFTKLTLKYTDHRPDAERGQEIPAGVLTLLDLVGEQGGPEPETKSESSPSSWASPQTNAIRSNRARIYTPRVLLDIPTPDFSMPYNVIIMSSTVMAVFFGLMHGGLTRKWGWVEVPEEPEEPGEEVRVREEKE; the protein is encoded by the exons GCTGTCGTCGCTCAAGCTTTTTCTGTTCACACCGGTTTTGTTTGCTGCGGGTCACAGCCCCAACTCGTTCCACGAGTCTCTGACACTTCACCCTTTGCCTGATGGCAAGCTATCTGTGTTATTTGAGTTTACCACCTACTTCACTCAGACGAAGTCGACTGCCTCGATTC CTCAATATCACCACTCCATCACCCCTCCATCGCTCCTCCTCCCTTTGCAAACTAGCAACATCTCCGAGATATCCATATCCTTCGTCTCTGGACGCTGGGATCAGCGCCGTACATCTCAATCTGGACCTCTACACTACTTATCCGGCGGAGGTGGTGGCGAAGTGAGAGGATGGGTGAGAAATGGGAACGAGGGTGGAAGCGAGGAGGAGAGGTGGGGGGCGGTCACTCATGCGCTTGGGGGATTGTTCTGTGCCGGCCTAGGGCCAAAAAACGCGGGCGAAAATGTCAAGACTTTTGGAGGGGTATACCCTCCCCGTCGAGGTGATCCGGACG GCTTGACCCATTTTCTCCTCTCGCATCCACATCACAATCTCTGTACAGAAAATCTCACCCCGttcctctctcttcttccttcgAAAGGTCTTTCAGGTCTCTCGGCCCTCCTCGCCCAACCGGgcatcatcttctcctgGGGTTTCCAATCTGAAGGGATCGAAGTCATTATGCCAAGCGACGGTCACCCTGAAGGTAAATGGACAGGCTGGTGGGAAGGTGTGGTCGACTTGATTCCCCCCGGTGCAGGTGTCAAAGACGCCAAGCGAGAGACGGGGCTGGAAAGTCTGTTCAAGAGGCGCTTACCGCCCTCCTATCCAGAGGCGGAGAGTTCGGTGATCAGGCTGATCCTGCCAGAAAATGAAAAGGTCAATGTTGAGCCACAAAGCCGGGTTATGGGAGAGTGGAGGGATGGGAAATGGAGACAAGTCATGGAATGGAATGCAAAGGATAGTGAGATGGTGGGGAAAGATCTAAAATTTTGGTGGGATGAAGTGAGGTTTGAATATC CTCATACTATCGACCCCCCCCTGATTTCTGTTACCAAGACGGTCATTGACTCTCAAGCTTCAGATGGAACTTTTCAAATCAAGATATCCAATCATGAAAACATTATGCGGGAAGCGATCTACAGCGAAATTTGGCCGTGGTGGGTTAAAGGTTGGATGAGCGAAATGGCCGTTTGGATCGAAGACGAGGGTCCAAGAG CCGACCTGCTCAAAAGCATCTCATACAACCCCTCAAACCCACCCGACATTCCACCAACCACCATCCACCTTTCAATCCAGCTCCCCCCTAGATCGACACTTGTCCTCACAATCCCATTCACAAAGCTTACTCTAAAATACACTGACCATCGCCCAGATGCTGAGAGAGGGCAGGAGATCCCGGCAGGGGTGTTGACACTTCTCGACCTCGTTGGCGAACAAGGCGGACCAGAACCAGAAACAAAATCTGAATCCTCGCCATCATCATGGGCATCCCCTCAAACCAACGCGATTCGTTCAAACAGAGCAAGGATCTACACGCCGCGCGTCCTACTTGATATCCCCACACCAGACTTTTCGATGCCTTATAACGTGATCATCATGAGTTCGACAGTGATGGCTGTGTTTTTTGGGTTGATGCACGGTGGTCTCACGAGGAAGTGGGGGTGGGTTGAAGTGCCGGAAGAGCCCGAAGAGCCCGGAGAGGAGGTAAGAGTgagggaggagaaggagtaG
- a CDS encoding Hypothetical protein (Similar to SGTC gene model, INSD accession EAL19707.1; CNBG3350) gives MSVNLSTPSRTTQSQVYSAHLRNALLPELENTRQRLSTVETDIAEYALLKDNLVGLQKEQGKEVNTMSEMGAGIWVHTTIPDISVITLDLGFDLHLEMTLADAEEYVKKKLEILKKKRDSLSQKEEFLVWQIGQFQGAMS, from the exons ATGTCTGTGAATCTTTCTACGCCTTCGAGAACTACCCAGTCTCAGGTCTACTCTGCACATTTGCGCAACGCTCTGTTGCCAGAACTCGAGAACACAAGACAGCGGTTGTCAACCGTCGAGACTGACATTGCGGAGTA TGCTTTGTTGAAAGATAACCTTGTTGGCTTGCAAAAGGAACAGGGGAAGGAGGTGAATACCATGAGTGAGATGGGTGCCGGAATTTGGGTTCACACGACGAT ACCAGACATTAGTGTGATCACCCTTGACTTAGGGTTTGACCTTCATCTGGAAATGACTCTTGCCGACGCCGAAGAGTatgtgaagaagaagctcgaAATTTTGAAAAA gaaaagagatTCTTTGAGCCAAAAGGAGGAATTCCTGGTTTGGCAGATTGGTCAG TTCCAAGGTGCTATGTCATAA
- a CDS encoding Hypothetical Protein (Similar to TIGR gene model, INSD accession AAW44857.1), with protein MSGPPPIPSKTRPSFTNPFYHNSNASASSTASSPPSYDTHPSHPTQPFRPSATQQLEPVQYSSLSSLTKNKPKHTHTSQPASYEYQPDSSKQGYTTHGFESHGQAVNQNVNAGRRLPPMPSQATTRTPTEPPQRAVHSAPPAPPPRTGSGFQSYIPSGAQSGFDSAAKGVRGAADTVKDGFYTVANQQRKEQVMSGIGKLGVGAVKLAGKGVYQVGKFATK; from the exons ATGTCAGGTCCACCACCTATTCCTTCCAAGACAAGGCCTTCTTTTACCAACCCTTTCTACCACAATTCAAACGCTAGTGCCAGCTCCACGGCCTCTTCACCGCCATCCTATGACACCCACCCATCCCATCCCACTCAACCTTTTCGACCATCTGCCACCCAACAGTTAGAGCCAGTCCAGTATTCTTCACTCTCTTCTTTGACAAAGAACAAACCGAAGCATACGCATACAAGTCAACCGGCTAGTTACGAATACCAGCCTGACTCATCGAAGCAGGGGTATACAACTCACGGCTTCGAGTCACATGGTCAGGCTGTGAATCAGAATGTTAATGCGGGTAGAAGACTGCCACCGATGCCTAGCCAAGCGACAACGAGGACCCCTACTGAACCTCCTCAACGTGCAGTTCACTCTG CGCCCCctgcaccaccacccaGGACAGGATCTGGGTTCCAGAGCTACATTCCTAGTGGAGCTCAGTCTGGGTTTGACTCGGCCGCCAAGGGCGTTAGAGGCGCAGCAGATACGGTGAAAGATGGATTCTACACAGTGGCAAATCAACAGAGGAAAGAACAG GTGATGTCTGGCATAGGGAAACTAGGAGTTGGTGCTGTCAAGCTCGCTGGCAAGGGCGTGTATCAAGTGGGCAAATTTGCTACAAAATAA
- a CDS encoding Hypothetical protein (Similar to TIGR gene model, INSD accession AAW44529.1; CNG01410): MADSPSPLPPYNNVWTKRAAEADEWLRQHKVVVSATSASVISTFAGFPLDSLKSRLQSSREKVSIPRLAADVVREEGIGGLWRGFPLPLITISIVRTISFTIYSSTKRILNSTPLPSEPPKADHKPTDDARPGNKDGSSRKTPWINIQLGWFSGDNAKDIGITSFLAGAVSGAVVCVGSAPFELVKVRRQLEYQIYRDSHPELFCNPSAATAGSGYKVAVPGVPPTASFTPPTTLQAVKLIVNSNGPLGLYIGWRLHFVRDMLGTALYFAEYDVMRYYLGRQKTKIRENGEGGGFGYDVQGDVPDWAKAWLPKQAVPFLCGSVAGVSSWALIYPVDAIKTKAQQRALSRLTPRTPAEQFHRLVRGTDKDNPKPLLSGITRLYRGLGISMIRSMLTHGLLWTLVDAAGSYIDTKPCERYFGVDVPL, translated from the exons ATGGCGGACAGTCCATCACCATTGCCACCGTATAATAATGTATGGACGAAACGAGCAGCGGAGGCAGATGAGTGGTTACGCC AGCACAAAGTT GTGGTTTCGGCAACATCAGCCTCTGTCATCTCAACTTTTGCAGGCTTCCCTCTCGATTCTCTCAAGTCTCGACTGCAGTCATCACGCGAGAAGGTATCTATACCTAGATTAGCAGCTGACGTCGTTAGGGAAGAAGGTATCGGAGG GTTGTGGAGAGGGTTTCC TTTACCACTTATAACGATATCAATTGTCCGAACAATATCATTTACCATTTATAGCTCGACCAAGCGTATCCTTAATTCCACACCTTTACCTAGCGAACCACCTAAAGCGGACCATAAACCTACGGACGACGCCCGTCCTGGTAACAAAGATGGAAGCAGCCGGAAGACTCCTTGGATCAACATACAGCTAGGATGGTTTTCGGGTGATAATGCCAAGGACATAGGGATCACAAGTTTTTTAGCGGGAGCTGTTAGTGGGGCTGTAGTTTGTGTAGGAAGCGCGCCGTTTGAGCTTGTCAAG GTACGGAGACAGTTAGAATACCAGATTTACCGTGATTCCCACCCCGAGCTCTTCTGCAATCCCTCTGCAGCCACAGCTGGTTCCGGCTACAAAGTAGCGGTACCTGGTGTACCGCCCACAGCTTCATTCACTCCTCCAACGACACTTCAAGCGGTCAAACTCATCGTTAATTCCAATGGCCCACTCGGCTTGTACATCGGTTGGAGACTCCATTTCGTCCGTGACATGCTCGGAACAGCTTTGTACTTTGCAGAGTACGATGTTATGCGGTATTATCTGGGACGCCAAAAGACAAAAATCAGAGAgaatggagaaggagggggGTTTGGCTATGATGTGCAGGGAGATGTACCAGATTGGGCAAAAGCTTGGTTGCCGAAGCAGGCTGTACCATTCTTGTGTGGAAGTGTGGCTGGAGTTTCAAGTTGGGCGCTGATATATCCTGTTGAT GCGATAAAA ACTAAGGCTCAACAAAGAGCTTTATCACGCTTAACACCACGCACACCTGCTGAACAATTCCACCGCTTAGTACGAGGAACGGACAAGGATAACCCAAAGCCATTATTATCTGGCATCACTCGATTGTACCGAGG ACTTGGGATCTCAATGATCCGTTCAATGCTCACACACGGACTGTTGTGGACGCTTGTGGATGCTGCGGGGTCCTATATTGACACGAAACCTTGCGAAAGATATTTTGGAGTCGACGTACCTTTATAG